From a single Staphylococcus epidermidis genomic region:
- the atpA gene encoding F0F1 ATP synthase subunit alpha, with protein MAIKAEEISALLRSQIENYESEMSVTDVGTVLQIGDGIALIHGLNDVMAGELVEFHNGVLGLAQNLEESNVGVVILGPYEEISEGDEVKRTGRIMEVPVGEEMIGRVVNPLGQPIDGQGPINATKTRPVEKKATGVMDRKSVDEPLQTGIKAIDALVPIGRGQRELIIGDRQTGKTTVAIDSILNQKDQDTICIYVAIGQKDSTVRANVEKLRQAGALDYTIVVSASAADPAPLLYIAPYSGVTMGEEFMFNGKHVLIVYDDLTKQAAAYRELSLLLRRPPGREAYPGDVFYLHSRLLERAAKLNDDLGGGSITALPIIETQAGDISAYVPTNVISITDGQIFLQSDLFFSGVRPAINAGQSVSRVGGSAQIKAMKKVAGTLRLDLASYRELESFAQFGSDLDEFTAKKLARGERTVEVLKQGQNNPLPVEHQVLIIFALTKGYLDDIPVQDINRFEEEFNHWAESNATELLNEIRETGALPDADKFDSAITEFKKGFNKSEE; from the coding sequence ATGGCCATAAAAGCTGAAGAAATCAGTGCATTGCTTCGCTCACAAATTGAAAATTATGAGTCAGAAATGTCCGTTACAGATGTTGGTACAGTACTCCAAATTGGTGACGGTATCGCATTAATTCACGGACTTAACGACGTTATGGCTGGTGAGCTAGTAGAATTCCATAACGGTGTTCTTGGTTTAGCACAAAACCTTGAAGAATCTAATGTGGGTGTGGTTATTTTAGGACCATATGAAGAAATTAGTGAAGGTGACGAAGTTAAACGTACTGGCCGAATTATGGAAGTACCAGTCGGAGAGGAAATGATAGGAAGAGTTGTTAATCCTCTTGGACAACCCATTGACGGACAAGGTCCAATCAATGCGACTAAAACTCGTCCTGTAGAGAAAAAAGCAACTGGCGTAATGGATCGTAAATCTGTAGATGAACCATTACAAACAGGTATCAAAGCAATTGATGCTTTAGTACCAATTGGCCGTGGTCAACGTGAATTAATCATTGGTGACCGTCAAACTGGTAAAACAACTGTTGCAATTGATTCAATCTTAAACCAAAAAGATCAAGATACAATTTGTATTTATGTTGCAATAGGTCAAAAAGATTCAACAGTTCGTGCAAATGTTGAAAAATTAAGACAAGCAGGTGCTTTAGACTACACAATCGTTGTATCTGCATCCGCAGCTGATCCAGCACCATTACTTTATATTGCACCTTATTCTGGTGTAACTATGGGTGAAGAGTTCATGTTTAATGGAAAACATGTTCTTATCGTTTACGATGATTTAACTAAACAAGCGGCAGCATACCGTGAGCTATCATTATTATTACGTAGACCACCAGGTCGTGAAGCATATCCTGGGGACGTGTTCTACTTACACAGTAGATTATTAGAAAGAGCTGCAAAACTTAACGATGATCTTGGAGGCGGTTCAATTACTGCTTTACCAATCATTGAAACTCAAGCTGGCGATATCTCAGCATACGTTCCAACAAATGTTATCTCAATTACTGACGGACAAATATTCTTACAATCTGATTTATTCTTCTCAGGTGTTAGACCAGCGATTAATGCTGGGCAATCAGTATCTCGTGTTGGTGGTTCAGCTCAAATTAAAGCGATGAAAAAAGTTGCAGGAACATTACGTTTAGACTTAGCTTCATATCGTGAGTTAGAATCATTTGCGCAATTTGGTTCTGATTTAGATGAATTTACAGCTAAAAAATTAGCGCGTGGTGAACGTACTGTTGAAGTATTAAAACAAGGTCAAAATAACCCACTGCCTGTAGAACATCAAGTACTTATTATTTTTGCTTTAACTAAAGGTTACTTAGATGATATTCCTGTCCAAGATATCAATCGTTTTGAAGAGGAATTTAACCACTGGGCTGAGTCAAATGCAACTGAATTATTAAATGAAATTAGAGAAACTGGTGCTTTACCAGATGCTGATAAATTTGATTCTGCTATCACAGAATTTAAAAAAGGATTTAATAAATCAGAAGAATAA
- the atpG gene encoding ATP synthase F1 subunit gamma: protein MASLKEIDSRIKSTSKMKQITKAMNMVSSSKLRRAEKNTKSFRPYMEKMQDAITAVAGSNSTSNHPMLKSRDIKRSGYLVITSDKGLAGAYSTNVLKSLVNDINSKHNDSSEYSLIVLGQQGVDFFKHRGYEIESSLVEVPDQPSFKSIQSIAKHAIDLFSEENIDELTIYYSHYVSVLENKPATKQVLPLSQEDSGQGHGQMSSYEFEPDKESILSVILPQYVESLIYGTILDAKASEHASRMTAMRNASDNATELIDDLSLEYNRARQAAITQQITEIVGGSSALE from the coding sequence ATGGCCTCTCTTAAAGAGATAGATAGTCGTATTAAATCGACAAGTAAGATGAAGCAAATAACAAAGGCGATGAACATGGTTTCTAGTTCAAAATTACGTAGAGCTGAGAAAAATACTAAATCATTTAGACCTTATATGGAAAAGATGCAAGATGCTATTACAGCTGTAGCTGGTTCAAATAGTACTTCTAATCATCCAATGCTTAAATCTAGAGATATTAAAAGAAGTGGTTACTTAGTAATCACTAGTGATAAAGGCTTAGCCGGTGCCTATAGTACAAATGTTTTAAAAAGCTTAGTAAACGATATCAATTCTAAACACAACGACAGTAGTGAATATAGTCTAATCGTTTTAGGTCAGCAAGGTGTAGATTTCTTCAAACATAGAGGATATGAAATTGAAAGTTCTTTAGTTGAAGTTCCAGATCAACCTTCATTTAAATCTATTCAATCTATAGCTAAACATGCTATTGATTTATTTAGCGAGGAAAACATAGATGAATTGACTATTTATTACAGTCATTATGTTAGTGTCTTAGAAAATAAACCTGCAACTAAACAAGTTTTACCATTATCTCAAGAAGATTCAGGTCAAGGACATGGTCAAATGTCTTCATACGAATTTGAACCAGATAAAGAATCTATTTTAAGCGTTATTTTGCCACAATACGTTGAAAGCTTAATCTACGGTACAATCTTAGATGCAAAAGCTAGTGAACATGCTTCACGTATGACAGCAATGAGAAATGCTTCAGATAATGCGACAGAACTAATCGATGATTTATCATTAGAATACAATAGAGCGAGACAAGCTGCGATTACTCAACAAATTACTGAAATTGTTGGTGGATCATCAGCTCTTGAGTAA
- the atpD gene encoding F0F1 ATP synthase subunit beta translates to MGIGRVTQVMGPVIDVRFEHNEVPEINNALHIEVPKEDGALQLTLEVALQLGDDVVRTIAMDSTDGVQRGMEVKDTGRDISVPVGDVTLGRVFNVLGETIDLDEKIDDSVRRDPIHRQAPGFDELSTKVEILETGIKVVDLLAPYIKGGKIGLFGGAGVGKTVLIQELINNIAQEHGGISVFAGVGERTREGNDLYYEMSDSGVIKKTAMVFGQMNEPPGARMRVALSGLTMAEYFRDEEGQDVLLFIDNIFRFTQAGSEVSALLGRMPSAVGYQPTLATEMGQLQERISSTNKGSVTSIQAVFVPADDYTDPAPATTFAHLDSTTNLERKLTEMGIYPAVDPLASTSRALEPSVVGQEHYDVAREVQSTLQKYRELQDIIAILGMDELSDEDKQTVERARRIQFFLSQNFHVAEQFTGQKGSYVPVKTTVADFRDILDGKYDHIPEDAFRLVGSMEDVIEKAKDMGVEV, encoded by the coding sequence ATGGGAATTGGCCGTGTAACTCAAGTTATGGGTCCAGTAATAGATGTTCGTTTTGAACATAACGAAGTACCTGAGATAAATAATGCATTACACATCGAAGTTCCTAAAGAAGATGGAGCGCTTCAATTAACATTAGAAGTTGCACTTCAACTAGGTGACGATGTAGTTCGTACAATTGCAATGGACTCAACTGACGGCGTTCAAAGAGGAATGGAAGTTAAAGATACAGGTAGAGACATAAGTGTACCTGTCGGTGACGTAACTCTAGGAAGAGTGTTTAACGTACTAGGAGAAACTATTGACTTAGATGAAAAAATTGATGATTCAGTACGACGTGACCCTATCCATAGACAAGCTCCAGGATTCGACGAATTATCAACAAAAGTAGAAATCTTAGAAACTGGTATTAAAGTAGTAGACTTATTAGCACCTTACATAAAAGGTGGTAAAATTGGATTATTTGGTGGTGCCGGTGTAGGTAAAACCGTACTAATCCAAGAACTTATTAATAACATCGCTCAAGAACACGGTGGTATCTCAGTATTCGCTGGTGTTGGTGAACGTACACGTGAAGGTAATGATCTTTACTATGAAATGAGTGACAGTGGTGTTATCAAGAAAACTGCAATGGTCTTTGGTCAAATGAATGAGCCACCTGGTGCACGTATGCGTGTAGCATTATCCGGATTAACAATGGCCGAATATTTCCGAGATGAAGAAGGCCAAGATGTGTTATTATTCATTGATAACATTTTCAGATTCACTCAAGCTGGTTCAGAAGTTTCTGCGTTATTAGGTCGTATGCCATCAGCTGTTGGTTATCAACCTACACTTGCTACAGAAATGGGTCAATTACAAGAACGTATAAGTTCAACAAATAAAGGTTCAGTTACATCAATTCAAGCTGTTTTCGTACCAGCCGATGACTATACTGACCCTGCGCCAGCAACAACGTTCGCACACTTAGATTCAACAACAAACTTAGAGCGTAAATTAACAGAAATGGGTATTTATCCAGCTGTAGACCCGCTTGCTTCTACATCTAGAGCTTTGGAACCTTCAGTAGTAGGTCAAGAGCATTATGATGTGGCACGTGAAGTTCAATCTACTTTACAAAAATATAGAGAGTTACAAGATATTATTGCGATTCTTGGTATGGATGAATTATCAGATGAAGATAAACAAACTGTGGAACGAGCACGTAGAATTCAATTCTTCTTATCACAAAACTTCCACGTTGCAGAACAATTTACTGGACAAAAAGGTTCATATGTACCTGTTAAAACAACAGTTGCAGACTTCAGAGATATTTTAGATGGTAAGTATGACCATATTCCTGAAGACGCATTCCGTTTAGTAGGTAGCATGGAAGACGTAATTGAGAAAGCAAAAGATATGGGTGTTGAAGTCTAA
- a CDS encoding F0F1 ATP synthase subunit epsilon, translating into MNTLRLNIVTPNGSVYEREDVEMAVLQTTAGEMGIMYGHIPTVAALKTGHVKVNFHNGNEFIAVSDGFIEARQHQLSIIVQTAEPASEIDVERAKLAKSRAESHLEDDDDNTDINRAKRALERANNRLRVAELQ; encoded by the coding sequence ATGAATACACTTAGACTAAATATTGTCACTCCTAATGGTTCTGTCTATGAACGTGAAGACGTTGAGATGGCTGTCTTACAAACAACAGCTGGTGAAATGGGGATTATGTATGGTCACATTCCAACTGTTGCTGCATTAAAAACAGGTCATGTGAAAGTTAATTTTCACAACGGAAATGAATTTATTGCAGTAAGTGATGGCTTTATTGAAGCAAGACAACATCAATTATCAATTATCGTCCAAACGGCCGAACCTGCTAGTGAAATCGATGTTGAAAGAGCTAAATTAGCTAAGTCGAGAGCAGAATCACATTTAGAAGATGATGATGATAATACAGACATAAATAGAGCTAAAAGAGCACTTGAACGAGCAAATAATCGTTTACGTGTTGCAGAATTACAATAA
- a CDS encoding DUF1146 family protein, whose amino-acid sequence MDYLGQFAIVHLILHVVCICVAYWALNSIKLDQFFKKGYPLQVQVCMIFISILLGTAVSNFIVDLLQYSTQVKYLIK is encoded by the coding sequence ATGGATTATCTTGGTCAGTTCGCAATTGTTCATTTAATCTTACATGTTGTTTGTATTTGCGTAGCTTATTGGGCTTTAAATTCCATAAAATTAGACCAATTTTTTAAAAAGGGCTACCCATTACAAGTTCAAGTTTGTATGATTTTTATTTCTATTTTACTGGGTACGGCAGTCAGTAACTTTATAGTTGATTTATTGCAATATTCAACTCAAGTGAAATACTTGATAAAATAA